From the genome of Kaistella daneshvariae, one region includes:
- a CDS encoding DUF2797 domain-containing protein, with amino-acid sequence MQFTGQILKMTTQNGKPIQYFLNLSHDLINMNQVIGKNVKLKLIGYECVNCGRDEKIYRMGFCKKCFFESPYASDTIIRPELSTAHLGIEERDLEVEQQIQLAPHMVYLAYTGDVKVGVTRETQLPTRWIDQGATFALPIAKTDNRYEAGMIEVALKEHLADKTNWKKMLEDDFEDDLDLADFREKIKDHFPENFQNFYTMEHEMLRLDYPYEAPDKIVSFNLDKTPEFEGILRGIKGQYLSFEGGNFINVRGHEGYVVQLDITG; translated from the coding sequence ATGCAATTCACCGGACAGATTCTGAAAATGACCACCCAAAACGGAAAACCCATCCAGTATTTCCTGAATCTTTCTCATGACCTTATTAATATGAATCAGGTGATTGGCAAAAATGTGAAGCTCAAACTTATCGGCTACGAATGTGTAAACTGCGGCCGAGACGAGAAAATTTACCGCATGGGTTTCTGCAAGAAATGCTTTTTTGAAAGTCCTTACGCCAGCGACACCATTATCCGACCGGAACTTTCCACGGCCCATCTCGGCATTGAAGAACGCGATCTGGAAGTGGAGCAGCAAATTCAGCTCGCGCCGCACATGGTGTATCTCGCGTATACCGGCGATGTAAAAGTCGGCGTGACGCGTGAAACGCAATTGCCTACACGCTGGATTGATCAGGGCGCCACATTTGCGCTGCCCATTGCGAAAACCGACAACCGCTACGAAGCTGGAATGATTGAAGTCGCGCTGAAAGAACATCTCGCCGATAAAACCAACTGGAAAAAAATGCTTGAAGACGATTTTGAAGACGATTTGGATTTAGCAGATTTCCGTGAAAAAATTAAGGATCATTTCCCAGAAAATTTCCAGAATTTCTACACCATGGAACACGAAATGCTGCGTCTGGATTATCCCTATGAAGCTCCAGACAAAATCGTTTCTTTCAACCTGGATAAAACTCCAGAATTCGAAGGAATTCTGCGCGGAATCAAAGGTCAGTATTTATCTTTCGAAGGAGGGAATTTTATAAATGTGAGAGGGCATGAGGGTTACGTCGTGCAGTTGGACATAACGGGTTAA